One window from the genome of Oreochromis niloticus isolate F11D_XX linkage group LG20, O_niloticus_UMD_NMBU, whole genome shotgun sequence encodes:
- the fmnl3 gene encoding formin-like protein 3 isoform X1 has product MGNIESVDGQSEMKQHIMPLKVPMPDPTELEEKFAIVLNSMNLPPDKARLLRQYDNEKKWDLICDQERFQVKNPPHTYIQKLRGYLDPGVTRKKFRRRVQESTKVLRELEISLRTNHIGWVREFLNDENRGLDVLVEYLSFAQCAVMLDFEGLENGEDSFLDKSKSWSRSIEDLHHMNAQPFCNTLVRSARQSVLRYGSVANSKTIKNSRLVSQKDDVHVCIMCLRAIMNYQYGFNMVMSHAHAVNEIALSLNNKNPRTKALVLELLAAVCLVRGGHEIILSAFDNFKEVCKEKHRFERLMDYFRSEEGNIDFMVACMQFINIVVHSVEDMNFRVHLQYEFTKLGLDDFLEKSKHTESDKLSVQIQAYLENVFDVGGLLEDAETKNAALEKVEELEEHLSHVTEKLLEVENETMMKVADLEKLLLQKDKELNVIRETYESTSTQVNTLRRMIKEKDAAFQRHFNIEKRLLELEQQGTIRLHKKPDGDIAIEPLGVGSAGIPLGNIGKLSLGSTAGLTELGGPDTSLPPASEAPPPPPPPPPPPPLPSASGHTVPVPPPPPPPLAPPLPEASPSVILSVGLSAIRIKKPIKTKFRLPVFNWTALKPNQINGTVFNEIDDERVLEELDLERFEELFKTRAQGPVVDVSCTKSKVAHKAANKVTLLDANRSKNLAITLRKANKTTEEICKAIEKFDLKALPVDFVECLMRFLPTEAEVKVLRQYERERRPLDQLAEEDRFMLLFSKIERLTQRMNIITFVGNFADNVNMLTPQLNAIIAASGSIKSAPKLKRMLEIILALGNYMNSSKRGCVYGFKLQSLDLLLDTKSTDRKMTLLHYIALIVKEKYPELANFYNELHFVDKAAAVSLENVLLDVRELGKGMDLIRRECSLHDHSVLKGFVQTSDSQLDKLQKDAKMAEEAFNSVVSYFGESAKTAPPSVFFPVFVRFIKAYKDAVEENEQRKKQEEAMREKLLAQEAKQHDPKVQAQKKRHQQQELIAELRRRQAKDHRPVYEGKDGTIEDIITVLKSVPFTARTAKRGSRFFCEANLCDDANC; this is encoded by the exons ATGGGTAATATAGAGAGTGTGGACGGCCAGTCGGAGATGAAGCAGCACATCATGCCTCTGAAGGTGCCCATGCCTGACCCCACCGAGCTGGAGGAGAAATTTGCCATTGTTTTG aaTTCTATGAACCTGCCTCCAGACAAAGCCCGGCTCCTCAGACAGTATGACAATGAGAAGAAGTGGGACCTGATCTGCGACCAG GAGAGGTTTCAGGTGAAGAATCCTCCTCACACCTACATCCAGAAGCTTCGCGGATACTTAGATCCTGGAGTAACACGAAAG AAGTTTCGCAGGCGTGTGCAGGAATCTACAAAAGTCCTGAGGGAACTGGAGATTTCACTGAGGACAAATCACATTGG GTGGGTCAGGGAGTTCCTCAATGATGAAAACAGAGGTCTTGATGTCCTTGTAGAGTACCTCTCCTTTGCTCAGTGTGCAGTCAt GTTGGATTTTGAGGGGCTGGAAAATGGGGAGGATAGCTTCTTGGACAAGTCTAAATCTTGGAGCAGGTCCATAGAGGATCTGCACCATATGAACGCCCAACCCTTCTGCAACACACTGGTGCGCTCTGCCCGCCAGTCTGTTCTTCG CTACGGCTCAGTCGCGAATAGCAAAACCATCAAGAACTCCCGCCTCGTGAGTCAAAAAGAtgatgtgcatgtgtgcatcatGTGCCTGAGAGCGATCATGAACTACCAG TACGGTTTCAATATGGTCATGTCTCATGCACATGCAGTCAATGAAATTGCTCTCAGCTTGAACAATAAGAACCCACG GACAAAAGCTTTGGTCCTTGAgctgctggctgctgtttgTCTTGTCCGAGGAGGTCATGAGATCATCCTTTCAGCATTTGACAACTTCAAAGAG GTTTGCAAAGAGAAGCATCGCTTCGAGAGACTGATGGATTACTTCCGCAGTGAAGAAGGAAACATTGATTTCATG GTTGCTTGCATGCAGTTCATCAACATTGTGGTCCACTCAGTTGAAGACATGAACTTCAGAGTGCATCTGCAGTATGAATTCACCAAACTGGGACTAGATGACTTCTTGGAG AAATCTAAACACACGGAGAGTGACAAGCTGTCGGTTCAGATCCAGGCTTACCTTGAGAACGTATTTGATGTGGGTGGCCTACTAGAAGATGCCGAAACCAAGAATGCAGCGCTGGAGAAGGTGGAGGAACTGGAGGAGCACCTGTCCCAC GTGACTGAGAAGCTTCTGGAGGTTGAGAATGAAACAATGATGAAAGTAGCCGATCTGGAGAAGCTGCTCCTTCAGAAAGATAAGGAGTTGAACGTAATACGG GAGACATACGAGTCAACCAGTACTCAGGTTAACACCCTGAGAAGGATGATCAAGGAGAAGGATGCTGCGTTTCAGAGGCACTTCAACATCGAGAAGCGTCTGCTGGAGCTCGAACAGCAGGGCACCATCCGCTTGCACAAGAAACCCGATGGAGACATCGCCATCGAGCCGCTGGGCGTCGGCAGCGCCGGGATACCCTTGGGAAACATCGGAAAGCTGTCTTTGGGTTCAACAGCAGGGTTGACAGAACTAGGAGGACCCGACACAAGTTTACCACCAGCCAGCGAAGCACCTCCgcctccaccacctcctccccctccccctcccctgcCATCTGCTTCAG GACACACTGTGCCagtcccaccaccaccacctcctcccctTGCTCCTCCTCTGCCAGAAGCTTCCCCCTCTGTCATCTTGAGCGTAGGTCTGTCAG CTATCAGGATCAAGAAGCCTATAAAGACCAAGTTCCGCTTGCCTGTGTTTAACTGGACGGCCTTGAAGCCCAATCAGATCAATGGCACAGTCTTCAACGAGATCGATGATGAACGTGTGCTAGAG GAGCTGGATCTGGAGAGGTTTGAGGAGCTATTTAAGACGAGAGCCCAGGGTCCAGTTGTGGATGTTTCTTGCACAAAGAGCAAAGTAGCCCATAAGGCGGCGAACAAAGTCACACTTCTGGACGCCAATCGCTCCAAGAACTTAGCCATCACACTGCGAAAGGCTAACAAGACGACAGAAGAGATCTGCAAAGCGATAGAGAA GTTTGACCTCAAGGCCTTACCTGTCGACTTCGTGGAGTGCCTGATGCGTTTCCTGCCCACCGAGGCAGAAGTGAAGGTGCTGCGTCAGTACGAGCGCGAGCGGCGTCCGCTGGATCAGTTAGCAGAGGAGGATCGCTTCATGTTGTTATTCAGCAAGATCGAGAGGCTGACGCAGAGAATGAACATTATCACCTTTGTTGGAAACTTTGCCGACAACGTGAACATGCTCACGCCACAGCTCAACGCCATCATTGCTGCTTCTGGCTCAATCAAGTCCGCACCAAAGCTCAAGAGAATGCTTGAA ATCATCTTAGCCCTAGGAAACTACATGAACAGCAGCAAACGAGGCTGCGTTTATGGTTTCAAATTACAAAGCCTTGATCTG CTTCTGGACACTAAGTCTACAGACAGAAAGATGACATTGCTCCACTACATAGCTCTTATTGTGAAGGAGAAGTACCCTGAACTGGCAAACTTCTACAATGAATTGCACTTTGTGGACAAAGCTGCAGCAG TGTCTCTGGAAAACGTCCTGCTGGATGTTCGAGAGCTGGGGAAAGGCATGGACCTCATCCGGAGAGAGTGCAGTCTCCACGACCACTCAGTCCTGAAAGGTTTTGTCCAGACTAGTGACTCACAGCTGGACAAGCTACAGAAGGACGCCAAGATGGCAGAG GAAGCCTTTAACAGTGTGGTGAGCTACTTTGGAGAAAGTGCCAAGACGGCTCCACCCTCCGTGTTCTTCCCTGTGTTCGTGCGCTTCATCAAGGCTTACAAG GATgcagtggaagaaaatgaacaGAGGAAAAAGCAAGAGGAAGCAATGCGAGAAAAGTTACTGGCTCAGGAGGCGAAGCAGCATGACCCTAAG GTTCAAGCCCAGAAGAAGAGGCACCAGCAGCAGGAGCTGATCGCAGAGCTGCGCAGGCGGCAAGCCAAAGACCACCGGCCTGTGTACGAGGGCAAGGATGGCACTATTGAAGACATTATCACAG